In the genome of Luteitalea pratensis, the window GAGTACCCGCGCCGCGCCGGCGACCAACTGGAGAAGGCGAGAGGCGTCCTCGTCGACCTCGTGCGCGCTGCAGGCGCGGGCCCACACATCGCGATCCAGCAGGTGCAAGACGATCCAGTCCGCCGCGCGGATCGCTGAGGTCAATCGCCCCAAGGTGACGGTCGACGAGCCGTCTACCGCCGTCGCCTGCAGCGCGAGTGCCGTCAGGACATAGGCATATACGAGAGAGGCCGCGACCGATCGCAGCCCCGTGCCCTGGTAGGCCACCCAGGAACCGACCAGGCGGGTTGCGAGGTAACGGCCCAGCGCAGCATCCGCCTGCCTTCTGCTGATCGACTCTCCCGCCATCGAGGCGTCGGTGAGCCCCGCCGGCCATGCGGAGGGGCGCCATTCGCCCGGTACGCCTGACAACAGGGGCAACAACACTCGAGACCGCAACGCGTCAGGTGCCGCGCTGATTCGCAGCGCGCGGTTCGGATCGGGATGTCGCCACGGGCGGCTGACGAGAACGTCGAGGGAGCCCTCCGACTGCCGCCAAATGCGAAGCACGTCGGTCCAGCACAGTGCGCTTGCCAGCATCGTCGAGAGCGAAGCCATTCCCGCGCAGGCTGGGCCCAGGAAGTCCGTCAGTCCCCGTGCCTCCCATGCTGTGTAGGCGCCGTGGCCGGCCAGCACACCCGGACGGAGCAGCGGTGGCCAGGCCTCGCGAGCGTCGAGCGCCTCGAGATGGACCCGCCGGTCTGCACATATATGGTCGAACGATAGAAAAACGTCGGGACCGTCGTTCTGCCCAGGTGGTGAATCCTGGACGATCATCCGCGCAGCTGTGCCACACCACGCCGACAAGGACATGTGCCAGCCGCGAGCGTCGACGAGCAACAACCTGGGAAATTGTCGGCAACTGTATGGCAGTGCGTCACTTCCGAGTGTCGTTTCGATAGCGCAACCGCCGCAGGCGGCCCGCGGCGCGTGGAAGACGCACTCCCTTGAGGGTGTGTGGCCTAAAACACTCTCCCGGATCCACGGCGTTGTCCCCGCCAAGTGCAACGCGCCATCTGCCTCTGCCCGTCTAAGTAGCTCGAGCGGTGCGTTCTCGACGGGAATAGGCCATCCAGCCCGGCAGCAACTGCCGGTGTGGCCACAGGCATAGGACGACAGCCCTCGCAGTGTGCGAATGCGTGCGCCGGCGGGAGGAGCAGTGGGCAGCGACATGGACCCTATCGGCCTCGGCTCGCGTCCAAAAAGTACTGGTTAACTAGCGGGGGGTGCGCCTGCACGCCCCTGCATCCTGTCACGTTCTCGGCGTCCGTGCGTCCGCGCAATGGAGGCCGCCTGGACCTTCCCGGGTCGGCGCCCGGAGGAGTTGGTTCGATGAAATGCTCGCTCGTCCGTAGTGTGTCCCAGAGGACCGCGTTGGTCGCTGTCTTGTGCCTCATCGGCGGGACGGGCGGCGCCGAGGCTGGGTTCATCACGTTCGAGGCGGCGGGGCCCGACCCTGCCTCCATCACTCCTGCCCGCGATGCCTTCCGCGCCGCCGTCGGCGGCGGCAGCCTCGCGGGCGCAAATGGATCGTTTGGGGGCCTGCGTCGCGAGATCAACTGGGATGGCGTGCCGGCGATGTTCTCGGACCCGAGCGGCCTTCCCGGGGACTTCTTCAACGTCAACTCGCCGCGCGGCGCCGTGTTCAGCACGCCAGGAACGGCTTTCATGGTCAGCGCCAATGCCGGTGGCGCAGCTCCGACGCTCTTCGGTTTCCCGGACGACTTCGAGGCCTTCAGCGCGCAGAAGATCTTCACCGCAGTCAACAGTCCGATCACTGACGTGCTGTTCTTCGTGCCCGGCACCACCAACGCAGCGACGACCAACGCCTTCGGGGTGGTCTTTGTCGACGTCGAGGCTGCCAACGTCACGAAGCTGGAGTTCTTCGATGTGTCGAACAACCTGATCTACACGCGCAATGCGCTGGTATCAGGCAATCAGGGTCTGACATTCCTCGGCGCCGCCGCGACCGCCGGTGAACGCATCGGCCGGGTGCGAATCACAGCCGGCGCCAACACCTTCGTCTCCAACGGCGTGCTCGGCAACCTGGACGACGAGATCGTCGTGATGGACGACTTCCTGTATGGGGAGCCGGTGGGACGGGCGGCGGTGCCGGAGCCAGGACTCACGAGCCTCGTGGTGCTCGGTGGCATCGGCGCGCTGAGGCGCTGGCGGCGCAGCCGTCAGGGGGCCTGACGAGGAAAATCAGGAAGCTGGTGCCCGCTCTCGGACTCGAACCGAGATGCCCGTGAGGGCGGGGGATTTTGAGTCCCCTGCGTCTGCCATTTCGCCAAGCGGGCGCCGGCGCAGTCTACCAAATCGGGCCGGACCGCGGTGCCGCGGTCCGCACCCTCACTGCTTTGGCGAATTGGCGCCAACGGTCCACAGGTACAGCGTCCGGCTGGTCCCATTGCCGTCGGTGAATGTTTCGACCTTGTCGGGCGGCCAGTCGCCCATCCCGAACTGATGCGAGACGATGCGGGCCCCGGGCTTGAGCTGCGAGAGCAGCCGCGGGCGCAGTTTGACGTTCGAGGACGACAGCAGGTACAGGGTCACCACGGTCGCCTGCGAGATGTCCGCCTGCAGTGCGTCCTGCTGACGGAACTCGACCAGGGATTCGACGCCGGCCTGCTTCGCGTTGGCGCGTCCCTCCGCGATTCGGGCCGGATCGATGTCGACCCCGATACCGCGCGCCCCGAACTGCTTGGCGGCGGTCACGACCATGCGCCCGTCGCCCGACCCGAGATCGATGACGACATCGTTCTTGCCGACACCAGCGAGACCGAGCATGCGCTCGACGACGTCCTGCGGGGTCGGCACGTAGGGCGCCAGGCTCGCCTGTGGCGCGGTGGCGACATTGGCCGGCCCGGCCGCCTGGGAAACGGCCGATCCCACCAACAGCACAGCTGTCATCAGGCCGACCGGCCCGACAATCCGCCAGAGTCCTTGCTTCATCCCGGTAGCTCCCTTGCGGGCAGGGGTGAAACATCCCTGCCGATGACTTTTCGACGACTTTTGCCAGGACGCGGTTTGCCAGCGTCGGGATCTCCCGGGTGTCCGGCAAAGTGCGGTATACTGACACGGTTTCTAAGACCTAATCGCTGGAAAGCGCTACCTGTGCAACCATCCGGAGAGAGGGGTGCCCGTGACATTTCAGGTCGGTGACAAGGTCATCTACCCGAATCATGGACTCGGTGTCGTTGAACGTATCGAGACCAAGACGATTCTGGGAACTGTGTGCGATTTCTATCAATTGCGCATGGTGGCAAACGAGACGACGGTGCTAGTGCCCGTCAACAATGTCGACAGCGTCGGCCTGCGCCGCGCGGTGTGTGACGAAGAAATCAAGCGACTGTACGGGCTGCTCTCCGATGGCAACATCGATAGCCACCAGAATTGGAAAGGGCGCTTCAAGGACAACTCGGACCGGATGCGCACGGGCTCCATCTACGACGTCGTCGAGGTCCTCAAGAGCCTCTGTTACCTCAGCAAGTCGAAGAACCTCTCCTTCCGCGAGAAGCGCATGCTCGACCGCGCCCGCTTCCTCGTAATTTCCGAAATTTCTGAAGTGACGCACCAGCCCATGGCTGGAGTGGAAGTGATGGTCGACGAAGCGCTTTGCAAGTGCTTCAAGACCAAGGACGACAGTGTGCCCGCGCGTCGCCCCGTGGTTGCCGCCATCGCTGCCAGCGTGACGGCCCCCAAGGTCACCACCGCGACCAGGGCCACGGCGCGTCGCGCCTTGACCAGCAATTAGGGTTCGCTGCCAGCAGCGTCGAAGAAACCGCTGAAGAGCCCGGCGACCGAGAGGTTGCCGGGCTCTTTCGCGTATAGTGCCCTGCGTCGCTCGGCTGGCGAGCGCCCGTCCTGTGTCCACGCTGATCACCGCCGTTCGAAGCCTGGTGGCGTATGTGTTCGTGATTGCCTACCTGGTGATCATCGGCGCACCGGCCCTCCTGATCGGAATCGCCACCAACACGCACAGGCACCTCATCGTGCTCGCCGTCGCCTGCATCCGCATCGCCCTGGGCATTCTCGGGATACGGGTCATGGTGGCGGGGGGTGAGCACATCCAGCGCGGGCGCGCGGCCCTCTACGCGGTCAACCACGCCAGCAACGTCGAACCGCCGATCATCTTCGCGGTCCTGCGGGAACTCACCCCACGGCTCAAGGTGGTCTACAAGGCCGTGCTTCGGAAGCTGCCGATTCTCGGGCGCGGCT includes:
- a CDS encoding PEP-CTERM sorting domain-containing protein; amino-acid sequence: MKCSLVRSVSQRTALVAVLCLIGGTGGAEAGFITFEAAGPDPASITPARDAFRAAVGGGSLAGANGSFGGLRREINWDGVPAMFSDPSGLPGDFFNVNSPRGAVFSTPGTAFMVSANAGGAAPTLFGFPDDFEAFSAQKIFTAVNSPITDVLFFVPGTTNAATTNAFGVVFVDVEAANVTKLEFFDVSNNLIYTRNALVSGNQGLTFLGAAATAGERIGRVRITAGANTFVSNGVLGNLDDEIVVMDDFLYGEPVGRAAVPEPGLTSLVVLGGIGALRRWRRSRQGA
- a CDS encoding SAM-dependent methyltransferase, translating into MKQGLWRIVGPVGLMTAVLLVGSAVSQAAGPANVATAPQASLAPYVPTPQDVVERMLGLAGVGKNDVVIDLGSGDGRMVVTAAKQFGARGIGVDIDPARIAEGRANAKQAGVESLVEFRQQDALQADISQATVVTLYLLSSSNVKLRPRLLSQLKPGARIVSHQFGMGDWPPDKVETFTDGNGTSRTLYLWTVGANSPKQ
- a CDS encoding CarD family transcriptional regulator, which codes for MTFQVGDKVIYPNHGLGVVERIETKTILGTVCDFYQLRMVANETTVLVPVNNVDSVGLRRAVCDEEIKRLYGLLSDGNIDSHQNWKGRFKDNSDRMRTGSIYDVVEVLKSLCYLSKSKNLSFREKRMLDRARFLVISEISEVTHQPMAGVEVMVDEALCKCFKTKDDSVPARRPVVAAIAASVTAPKVTTATRATARRALTSN